In Planktothrix serta PCC 8927, a single genomic region encodes these proteins:
- a CDS encoding sensory rhodopsin transducer produces MVLQIGDNLPIGSVQWAIAEGYIPDYSNGPEPQFTSHETACILNTSDQDASVKITIYFSDREPVGPYCVTVPARRTKHLRFNDLTDPEPIPRDTDYASVFESDVPIVVQHTRLDSRQSENALLSTIAYSYR; encoded by the coding sequence ATGGTTTTACAAATTGGAGATAATTTACCGATTGGAAGTGTTCAGTGGGCGATCGCAGAAGGCTATATTCCTGACTATAGTAACGGCCCAGAACCTCAATTTACTAGCCATGAAACCGCTTGTATTTTAAATACTTCTGATCAAGATGCCTCTGTCAAAATTACCATTTATTTTAGCGATCGCGAACCCGTTGGCCCCTATTGTGTGACGGTTCCCGCAAGACGAACAAAACACCTGCGATTTAACGATTTAACCGACCCTGAACCCATTCCCCGTGATACCGATTATGCCAGTGTATTTGAGTCGGATGTTCCGATTGTTGTCCAACATACTCGCCTCGATTCTCGACAGTCAGAAAACGCTTTACTCAGTACCATTGCTTATTCCTATCGGTAA